The DNA region GTGGAGCGATACTTCAAGTACCTGAAGCTTGAAGATGACGAGTCCAAAATCTCAACGGCAACCATGTTCTTAGCTGACAATGCCCTTATGTGGTGGCGTCGTCGGAGCATGGAGATTGAGCAAGGTACATTCGCTCTCACCACTTGGGATGAATTTAAGAAAGATCTTATGTTGCACTTCTATCCCCAAAATGCCAAGTACGAAGCCAGGGAGAAACTAAGGTGGCTCAAGCAAACGGGGAGCGTCAAAGACTATGTCAACGCCTTCGTGAGCTTGTTATTCGAGGTGCCCAACATGTTAGAGGAAGACAAGCTCATGTACTTCATGAGTGGACTGCAAAATTGGGCAAAACTCGAACTACAAAGGAGACACGTGCAAACATTGTCTGATGCCATTGCCGCCGCCGAATCCTTgattgagtttaaatcaagccacCAAGGTGATTCCAAGTCCACGGGGAAGAGGGGTAACCATGAGAGAAGTGGGGGAGAACACAAGCCGAAGGACAAGGCCGAGACAAGCAAACCGAAGGAGAAGAAAGCCGATAAGCATGACAAAGGCAAGGGTAAGTCTTGGCAACCCACTTGTTACCTATGCGACGGCCCTCACATGATGCGAGATTGCCCACAAAAGAAGGCCCTTAAGGCCATGGCCTTCAAGGAGGACAAGGCCGAGGAGAGTAACGATGCAACGATGGGATGCATCCGTCTACTGAATGCCATCCAGACAACCCTCCCACAACCTAAGGCTCAAGTTGGGGGAGGATCATTGTTCGTCGATGTCAAGACTGGTGACAAGACGACGCGTGTGTTGGTGGACACGGGAGCAACACACAACTTCATGACGTCGGAGGAAGCCACAAGGCTTGGCCTTCGAGTCACCAAAGAGCCCGGTAGCGTGAAGACGGTAAATTCCGCTGCCACCCCCATTGTTGGAGTTGCGCGCAATGTACACGTAGACATTGGCACATGGAAGGGAACAATCGACTTCACCGTAGTCAAGATGGACGACTATGGCGTAGTCATTGGGTTAGAGTTCATGGACAAGGTACGAGCCTTTCCCATTCCCTTCTACAATATTTTCTGTATCCTAGCCGACGGAAGACAACCTTGCCTGGTGCCATTGGAAAGGCAAGCCAAGAAGTGTACCCAGCACTTGTCGGCAATTCAATTTGCCAAGTCTTGGAAGAAAGGCGAGGCCACATTTCTTGCAACCCTAATGTTGAATGAAGGGGAGGAGAAGCACGGGCCTTTGCCGAAACAAGTGGAAGACGTCCTTGTGGAGTTTGCGGACGTGATGCCTAAGGAACTGCCAAAGAAGTTGCCACCAAGGAGAGAGGTCGACCATGCGATTGAGTTGGAGCCTGGTGCTAAGCCTCCCTCCAAATCACCTTATAGGATGTCGCCACCCGAgttggaggaattgaggaagcaaCTCAACGAGCTGCTTGATGCTGGCTACATCCAACCTTCCAAATCCCCATATGGTGCACCCGTCTTGTTCCAACGCAAGAAAGAAGGTAGCCTAAGGTTGTGCATCGACTatagagcattgaacaagattaccatcaaGAACAAGTACCCACTTCCGTTGATCGCCGACTTATTCGATCAACTTGGTGAAGCAAGGTACTTCACAAAGTTAGATCTTCGATCGGGATACTACCAAGTGAGGATAGCCCCTGGAGACGAATCGAAGACGGCGATGGTGACCAGATATGGAGCGTTCgagtataaagtcatgccatttggtCTAACCAATGCCCCCGCAACATTCTGCACATTGATGAACAAGGTATTCCATCCTTATCTTGACAAGTTTGTCgtggtttacattgatgatatcgTTATCTATAGCAAGACATTGGAGGAGCACGTCAAGCACTTGCGCATAGTGTTCAAGACCCTTCGGGAGCATGAACTCTATGTCAAGAAGGAGAAATGCTCCTTTGCCACGAAAGAAGTAGAATTTCTTGGCCACAAGATAAAGGAGGGGAAACTTATGATGGAAAAGggcaagatcaaggccattcaagagTGGGAACCGCCGACCAAGGTACCAACACTACGATCCTTTCTGGGGCTAGCCAACTACTATCGGAGATTCATTAAAGGGTATTCAGCCATAGCAGCACCCTTAACAGACCTTCTTAAGAAGAACAAGGCATGGGAATGGACGGACCGATGTCAAGAGGCCTTTGAGAGGTTGAAGAAGGCCCTAATGGAGGAGCCTGTACTCAGGTTGCCCGATCTTAGTAAGCCATTCGAGTTGCACACTGATGCTTCCGACTTTGCCATAGGAGGAGTGTTGATGCAAGAGGGACATCCAATAGCCTATGAAAGTCGCAAGCTAAACAATGCCGAGAAAAGGTACACGACCCATGAAAAGGAGATGACCGCCATCGTCCATTGCCTTAGAGTTTGGAGGCATTACTTGCTTGGTACCCCATTCATCATCAAGACGGACAACGTTGCCACTAGCTACTTtcaaacccaacaaaagctcaCACCTAAGCAAGCAAGGTGGCAAGAGTTCTTAGCGGAGTTTGATTACAAGCTAGAGTACAAGCAAGGAAAGGAGAACGTGGTGGCCGATGCTCTAAGTAGACGAGTAGAGTTAATGGCTACGGTACTCAAGCCGCAAAGCCATCTCTTGGGCCGTGTCCGAGAAGGTTTATCACATGACGTCCAAGCCAAGAACATTGTGGAGTTTGTCAAGGATGGGAAGACAAGAAGGTTTTGGCTTGAGGACAGCTTGCTATACACCAAAGGCAAGCGGATCTATGTCCCAAAGTGGGGAAGCTTAAGGAAAGAAATCCTTAAGGAGTGCCATGACTCAATGTGGGCAGGACATCCTGGCACTCACCGCACGTTGGCTTTGGTGAGCGATGCTTATTATTGGCCACAAATGCGGGATGATGTAGATTCATACGTGAAGACTTGTCTTGTGTGCCAACAAGACAAAGTGGAACAAAGGCAACCGGGAGGACTGTTGGAACCACTTCCCACCCCATCAAGACCATGGGAGTGTTTGACCATGGATTTCATCACACATTTGCCCAAGTCTGATGGATGTGGATCTATCTTCGTCGTGGTCGATAGATTCACCAAGTATGCCACTTTCATACCCGCACCTGTGGAGTGCACAGCCGAAGTAGCTGCACGCTTGTTTCTAAAGCACGTGGTGAAGTATTGGGGTGTTCCGAGGAGCATAGTCAGTGATCGAGATGCTCGCTTCACGGGTAGATTTTGGAAGGAGC from Malus domestica chromosome 01, GDT2T_hap1 includes:
- the LOC114826429 gene encoding uncharacterized protein produces the protein MASGEMVSGVSDLRGRTAEVQDVAKSKPKLKDLQASMETMEERLEKVERTILEFDTRLDEDVVDKEEIQTMVDNGKDELRGLVEGLRDELLGALNTMADKMRREVQVHLDNIEARFVALQEEIKDTRELKGDVAFCKEAVVKQFVQGSREIKALDSKVIDSFKPKSYNGKREAKELDTFVWNVERYFKYLKLEDDESKISTATMFLADNALMWWRRRSMEIEQGTFALTTWDEFKKDLMLHFYPQNAKYEAREKLRWLKQTGSVKDYVNAFVSLLFEVPNMLEEDKLMYFMSGLQNWAKLELQRRHVQTLSDAIAAAESLIEFKSSHQGDSKSTGKRGNHERSGGEHKPKDKAETSKPKEKKADKHDKGKGKSWQPTCYLCDGPHMMRDCPQKKALKAMAFKEDKAEESNDATMGCIRLLNAIQTTLPQPKAQVGGGSLFVDVKTGDKTTRVLVDTGATHNFMTSEEATRLGLRVTKEPGSVKTVNSAATPIVGVARNVHVDIGTWKGTIDFTVVKMDDYGVVIGLEFMDKVRAFPIPFYNIFCILADGRQPCLVPLERQAKKCTQHLSAIQFAKSWKKGEATFLATLMLNEGEEKHGPLPKQVEDVLVEFADVMPKELPKKLPPRREVDHAIELEPGAKPPSKSPYRMSPPELEELRKQLNELLDAGYIQPSKSPYGAPVLFQRKKEGSLRLPDLSKPFELHTDASDFAIGGVLMQEGHPIAYESRKLNNAEKRYTTHEKEMTAIVHCLRVWRHYLLGTPFIIKTDNVATSYFQTQQKLTPKQARWQEFLAEFDYKLEYKQGKENVVADALSRRVELMATVLKPQSHLLGRVREGLSHDVQAKNIVEFVKDGKTRRFWLEDSLLYTKGKRIYVPKWGSLRKEILKECHDSMWAGHPGTHRTLALVSDAYYWPQMRDDVDSYVKTCLVCQQDKVEQRQPGGLLEPLPTPSRPWECLTMDFITHLPKSDGCGSIFVVVDRFTKYATFIPAPVECTAEVAARLFLKHVVKYWGVPRSIVSDRDARFTGRFWKELFKLLGSKLDFSTAFHPQTDGQTERVNALLETYLRHYVSANQRDWAKLLDVAQFSYNLQRSESTGKSPFELAIGQQPLTPNTVVTGYTGNSPAAFKTAKEWQLAHELARAHLEKASKKMKKWADRKRRNVEFQTGDQVFVKLNASQHKSTRGLHKSLLRKYEGPFPIIKKVGKAAYVVELPPRLKFHPVFHVSNLKHYHADDEEPSRGESHRAPPLMTEAFDKEVESIEAKRVVVRPRQPKHVEYFVKWKGLPYSEATWEKETSLWQYKDLIQTFERQESTRTSTA